One segment of Rosa chinensis cultivar Old Blush chromosome 6, RchiOBHm-V2, whole genome shotgun sequence DNA contains the following:
- the LOC112171531 gene encoding WAT1-related protein At1g44800-like produces MYFASLQYTSSSFVTSIANTIPSLTFMIAVILRMEALDVRNPRGIAKLLGTLISLAGVITMTSYKGPAIQSFSRASQHIRSNFVHKSWTKGSILVIASCITWSIWYIMQGITLKKYPAQLSLTTWINCIGAAQSAVFTVIIQHKRAAWRITYNNDFWSIIYAGVVCSGITIFIQLWCTKQKGPVFVTMFSPLATALVAILGYFILGEKLHIGRIVGAVIIIIGLYLVLWGKDRDQNHFKSQEQPTDNQKEPKMQVGSSAER; encoded by the exons ATGTATTTTGCAAGCCTGCAGTACACATCTTCAAGCTTCGTCACGTCAATAGCCAATACCATACCATCCCTGACTTTCATGATTGCAGTCATACTCAG GATGGAGGCTCTAGATGTAAGGAATCCGCGTGGAATAGCTAAACTCTTGGGAACATTAATATCTCTGGCTGGGGTCATCACCATGACTTCGTACAAAGGACCTGCAATACAAAGCTTCTCCAGAGCATCACAACACATAAGAAGTAATTTTGTTCACAAAAGCTGGACAAAGGGTTCAATCCTTGTGATTGCAAGTTGTATTACATGGTCCATATGGTACATAATGCAG GGGATCACATTGAAGAAATATCCTGCACAACTGTCACTAACTACATGGATCAATTGTATCGGTGCAGCGCAATCCGCTGTGTTCACAGTTATCATACAGCACAAACGGGCAGCATGGAGAATTACATACAACAATGATTTCTGGTCCATAATATATGCT GGAGTTGTATGCTCAGGTATAACAATCTTCATTCAACTATGGTGTACAAAACAAAAAGGACCTGTCTTTGTGACCATGTTCAGTCCTCTTGCAACAGCATTAGTGGCTATTCTAGGTTACTTCATTCTCGGCGAAAAGCTGCACATTGGCAG AATAGTGGGAGCGGTCATTATCATTATCGGTCTATACTTAGTCTTATGGGGCAAAGATAGAGATCAAAATCATTTCAAATCCCAAGAGCAACCTACTGATAACCAGAAGGAACCCAAGATGCAAGTGGGATCTTCAGCAGAAAGATAG